In a genomic window of Croceibacterium sp. TMG7-5b_MA50:
- a CDS encoding GNAT family N-acetyltransferase — MALSIRPATRDDLPLIGELIHALAEYERLGGEVRFDPAALEGYLFGPTPHAEVVIGEVDGAPQGFALFFHNFSTFEGRPGLYLEDLFVRPAARGSGLGTALLAYLAWLAAQRDCARLEWSVLDWNAPAIGFYRALGARPMADWTVMRVDGAALDTLAARAA, encoded by the coding sequence ATGGCGCTGTCGATCCGTCCTGCGACGCGGGATGACCTGCCGCTCATCGGCGAACTGATCCACGCTCTGGCCGAATACGAGCGGCTGGGTGGCGAGGTGCGCTTCGATCCCGCCGCGCTGGAGGGGTACCTGTTCGGACCCACTCCCCATGCGGAGGTCGTGATCGGAGAGGTGGACGGCGCGCCACAGGGTTTCGCATTGTTCTTCCACAATTTCTCAACCTTTGAAGGGCGACCCGGCCTGTATCTGGAGGATTTGTTCGTGCGCCCCGCCGCGCGCGGCAGCGGGCTTGGGACCGCCCTGCTGGCTTACCTGGCGTGGCTGGCGGCGCAGCGCGACTGTGCGCGGCTGGAATGGTCGGTGCTGGACTGGAACGCCCCGGCGATCGGCTTCTACCGTGCGCTCGGTGCGCGGCCGATGGCTGACTGGACGGTGATGCGGGTCGATGGCGCCGCGCTCGACACCCTTGCCGCGCGGGCTGCCTGA
- the ispG gene encoding flavodoxin-dependent (E)-4-hydroxy-3-methylbut-2-enyl-diphosphate synthase codes for MSSVRPWRDIERRKSRQIMVGRVPVGGDAPISVQTMTNTPTTDVGATIDQIRRCEDAGADIIRVSCPDTDSTRAFRDIVRAANVPLVADIHFHYKRALEAADAGAACLRINPGNIGSADRVAEVVRAAKANGCSIRIGVNAGSLERHLLEKYAEPCPEALVESALDHIKLLQDHDFHEYKVAVKASDVFLAVAAYMGLAEAVDCPLHLGITEAGGLIGGTVKSSIGMGNLLWAGIGDTIRVSLSAEPEQEVRVGFEMLKTLGLRTRGVRVVSCPSCARQGFDVIRTVTALEERLQHIKTPLSLSVLGCVVNGPGEARETDIGITGGGAGKHMVYLSGITSHTVESDAMLDHIVQLVEAKAAEIEAATAAMPADALPVPAE; via the coding sequence ATGTCCTCCGTTCGACCCTGGCGCGATATCGAGCGCCGCAAGAGCCGGCAGATCATGGTCGGCCGCGTGCCCGTGGGCGGCGATGCCCCGATCAGCGTCCAGACCATGACCAATACCCCCACCACCGACGTGGGCGCCACTATCGACCAGATCCGCCGGTGCGAGGATGCGGGGGCGGACATCATCCGCGTGTCCTGCCCCGATACGGACAGCACCCGCGCCTTTCGCGACATCGTTCGCGCGGCCAACGTGCCGCTCGTCGCCGACATCCACTTCCACTACAAGCGTGCGCTGGAAGCCGCCGACGCGGGCGCGGCCTGCCTGCGCATCAATCCCGGCAATATCGGTTCGGCGGATCGCGTCGCGGAAGTGGTACGCGCGGCGAAAGCCAATGGCTGTTCCATCCGCATCGGTGTCAATGCCGGCTCCCTAGAACGGCACCTGCTGGAGAAATATGCGGAGCCGTGCCCCGAGGCGCTGGTGGAATCCGCGCTCGACCACATCAAGCTGCTGCAGGATCACGACTTTCACGAATACAAGGTGGCGGTGAAGGCGTCAGATGTGTTCCTGGCGGTCGCTGCCTATATGGGCCTGGCCGAAGCGGTCGATTGCCCGCTGCACCTTGGCATTACCGAAGCCGGTGGCCTGATCGGCGGTACGGTCAAGAGCTCCATCGGCATGGGCAACCTGCTGTGGGCGGGTATCGGTGATACCATCCGAGTGTCGCTGAGTGCCGAGCCGGAGCAGGAAGTGCGCGTCGGCTTCGAGATGCTGAAGACGCTGGGCCTGCGCACCCGCGGCGTGCGCGTGGTCAGCTGCCCCAGCTGCGCGCGGCAAGGCTTCGACGTGATCCGCACGGTCACGGCGCTGGAGGAGCGGCTCCAGCACATCAAGACGCCGCTGTCGCTTTCCGTCCTGGGCTGCGTGGTCAACGGACCGGGCGAGGCGCGGGAAACCGACATCGGCATTACTGGTGGCGGCGCGGGCAAGCACATGGTGTACCTGTCAGGCATCACCAGCCACACGGTCGAAAGCGACGCCATGCTGGACCACATCGTCCAGCTGGTAGAAGCCAAGGCGGCGGAGATCGAGGCCGCCACCGCTGCCATGCCGGCCGACGCGCTGCCCGTCCCGGCGGAATGA
- a CDS encoding monovalent cation:proton antiporter-2 (CPA2) family protein encodes METHGGGMMLREGLILLGFALGFVLLFRRMGLGATLGYLLAGIAVGPQVLGWAGEAEAMNRFAELGIVMLLFIVGLELNPGRLWRMRKEIFGLGLLQVLACGLALSLLIGLVTGISWAAALALGLPLGLSSTAQVLPMLQSSGRLRTPSGERAFAILLFQDLSIIPLITIVATMSRNPADQAGPPGWQLGLMTAAAIVGLILAGRFLIRPMFRLIAGLGEREMFVMAGLFTVVASAAVMETLGLSTALGAFIAGVMLADTPYRHELETSVEPFRSLLLGLFFISVGMMLDLGAIADRPVFVVSMAAALVAVKAAVIAGLGLAFRMRWREAAGLGLLLSQGGEFGFVLFGQATAALLITPEAASLFGAIVTLSMATTPFLMQVMRRFAKEPVAPDERPGPTGHTAASALVVGYGRFGQTVAQTLLAGGVSVTLIDTDVEIIDVAKEFGAQVYFGDGTRLDLLRQAGAGEAQLILFCIDDDQATPDLIDAVHDAFPQASIYVRAFDRRSVIRLHGHPTTSVVREVLGSAIIMARLALAKLGLGAEEIDQAEATYRKMDRKRLQLQLEAGDIRAAGAMDMMITESSR; translated from the coding sequence ATGGAAACGCATGGCGGCGGCATGATGCTGCGCGAGGGATTGATCCTTCTGGGCTTTGCGCTCGGCTTCGTGCTGCTGTTCCGCCGCATGGGACTTGGCGCGACGCTCGGCTACCTGTTGGCGGGCATTGCCGTCGGGCCGCAGGTATTGGGCTGGGCGGGGGAGGCAGAGGCAATGAACCGTTTCGCCGAACTGGGCATCGTCATGCTGCTGTTCATAGTCGGGCTGGAGCTCAACCCCGGGCGGCTGTGGCGCATGCGCAAGGAGATCTTCGGGCTGGGCCTGCTGCAGGTGCTCGCCTGCGGGCTGGCACTGTCGCTGCTAATCGGCCTGGTCACCGGAATCAGCTGGGCCGCGGCGCTGGCGTTGGGCCTGCCGCTGGGTCTGAGCTCCACCGCGCAGGTGTTGCCGATGCTGCAAAGCTCCGGCCGGCTGCGGACGCCGAGCGGCGAGCGCGCCTTCGCCATCCTGCTGTTCCAGGATCTGTCGATCATCCCGCTGATCACCATCGTCGCAACCATGAGCCGCAACCCGGCCGACCAGGCGGGCCCGCCGGGATGGCAGCTCGGCCTGATGACGGCGGCGGCGATCGTCGGCCTGATACTGGCGGGCCGGTTCCTGATCCGGCCGATGTTCCGCCTGATCGCCGGACTTGGCGAGCGGGAGATGTTCGTCATGGCGGGCCTGTTCACGGTCGTCGCCAGCGCCGCAGTCATGGAGACGCTGGGCCTGTCGACGGCGCTGGGCGCGTTTATTGCCGGGGTGATGCTGGCCGACACCCCCTATCGGCACGAGCTGGAGACCAGCGTGGAGCCATTCCGCTCCCTCCTGCTGGGGCTGTTCTTCATCTCGGTCGGCATGATGCTGGACCTGGGCGCGATCGCCGACCGGCCGGTCTTCGTGGTCAGCATGGCGGCGGCGCTGGTGGCGGTGAAAGCGGCGGTGATCGCGGGTCTCGGCCTGGCCTTCCGCATGCGCTGGCGCGAGGCGGCGGGGCTGGGCCTGCTGCTTAGCCAGGGCGGCGAGTTCGGCTTCGTGCTGTTTGGCCAGGCCACCGCCGCGCTGCTGATCACGCCGGAGGCGGCGAGCCTGTTCGGCGCGATCGTGACCCTGTCCATGGCAACCACGCCGTTCCTGATGCAGGTTATGCGCCGCTTCGCCAAGGAACCGGTCGCCCCGGACGAGCGCCCGGGACCGACCGGCCACACGGCAGCCAGCGCGCTGGTCGTGGGTTACGGCCGGTTCGGGCAGACGGTGGCGCAGACATTGCTGGCGGGCGGGGTGTCCGTGACTCTGATCGACACAGATGTGGAGATCATCGATGTCGCCAAGGAGTTTGGCGCACAGGTCTATTTCGGCGACGGCACACGGCTCGACCTGCTGCGACAGGCCGGCGCCGGGGAGGCGCAGCTTATCCTGTTCTGCATCGATGACGACCAGGCGACTCCCGACCTGATCGATGCGGTCCACGATGCCTTTCCGCAGGCGTCGATCTATGTCCGCGCGTTCGACCGGCGCAGCGTTATCCGGCTGCATGGCCACCCTACCACCTCCGTCGTGCGTGAGGTGCTGGGGTCCGCGATCATCATGGCGCGGCTGGCGCTGGCGAAGCTGGGCCTGGGCGCGGAAGAGATCGACCAAGCGGAGGCGACCTACCGCAAGATGGATCGCAAGCGGTTGCAACTGCAGTTGGAAGCCGGTGACATCCGCGCAGCCGGGGCAATGGATATGATGATCACGGAGAGCAGCCGCTAG
- a CDS encoding TonB-dependent receptor, producing the protein MAIALLSAAPAFAQDAQQTQPDPVEEEQQQPAGTEAADTAAGNEIVVTGIRASLASALSAKRDSAQVIDAISAEDIGKFPDKNIGEALQRVTGVQISRAGGEGQSISIRGAEPALNRVEINGQTALSTNVGGGRAVEFRDLPVEFVNRLEVVKSATPDMTEGGLGGTVRIITRRPFDGNGESYLAGSAQGIYGDLADRIDPKFALIGSTLFNDDTMGVLLSATYEERSLWYDQLRTTGWRQIDANPGLAGVQALDLNNDGTGDFYPDIPRPIINRELTKRGSINGIFEWRPTDDLRMFVEGTHTRSDMDLDSQFLQLGTVQNVANGGVDPSRTTIGPDNTASRVTFVGATAAPGGLSAAYRNILGTQERRTYNAQAGFEWTTGQLTLSGRGSYAKSEAFNDEINATATAQGLSELTIDYNNDQQAPNIILPIDPTTTQGLTQLIVLSRPRFNDQEEISGKLDLEYEPTGGFFTSFKVGGQWRQLTADSRYFDKSITLDGTSGETRVNNFDTGTSVTRAISTESPAALTARLRNIVGNNATIGDHDFFGGADKGFDGGIDRWLNLGLGVANAVGIPDPYDNDVPLDTWEVTEDNWAGYAQAAFEVDLGFVLKGVAGARVVDTKTTANGNQIQGGDVTPVSFDGGYTEFLPSINLTAELIPNRLQARATATEVLARPLPQQLAPRFTLDNVGLTGSRGNPNLQPYRARQYDLGLEYYFNNTSYFSATYFRKEIGSFVQNGTELYTDPVSTNVYTITVPINGTQEVTINGAEVGGQYVFDFLPGILSNIGVLANYTFSDDSGYEETDAFTGDPLSFPGLSRHSYNLSAFYEDDTFSLRGSYNWRSEFLIVARGRGNNPEFGEAYGQFDASASYNIDENASLFVEAVNLTNAVRIENANSEYRRTILETFGRRFYAGMRMRF; encoded by the coding sequence TTGGCTATCGCCCTCCTGTCGGCCGCGCCCGCCTTTGCGCAGGATGCGCAGCAGACGCAGCCCGACCCGGTCGAGGAAGAGCAGCAGCAGCCCGCCGGCACCGAAGCCGCCGACACCGCCGCCGGCAACGAGATCGTCGTCACCGGCATCCGTGCCTCGCTCGCCAGCGCGCTCAGCGCCAAGCGCGATTCGGCGCAGGTGATCGATGCGATCTCGGCCGAGGATATCGGCAAGTTCCCCGACAAGAACATCGGCGAGGCGCTGCAGCGCGTGACCGGCGTGCAGATCAGCCGCGCCGGCGGTGAAGGGCAGAGCATCTCCATTCGCGGTGCCGAGCCGGCGCTGAACCGCGTGGAGATCAACGGCCAGACGGCGCTCTCCACCAATGTCGGCGGCGGCCGTGCGGTCGAGTTCCGCGATCTGCCGGTCGAGTTCGTGAACCGGCTGGAAGTGGTGAAGTCCGCTACCCCCGACATGACCGAGGGCGGCCTGGGCGGCACGGTGCGCATCATCACCCGCCGGCCGTTCGACGGCAACGGCGAATCCTATCTGGCCGGGTCGGCGCAGGGCATTTACGGCGATCTGGCCGACCGCATCGATCCCAAGTTCGCGCTGATCGGCAGCACGCTGTTCAACGACGACACGATGGGCGTCCTGCTGTCGGCTACCTACGAGGAGCGCAGCCTGTGGTACGATCAGCTGCGCACCACCGGCTGGCGCCAGATCGACGCCAATCCGGGCCTTGCCGGCGTACAGGCTCTGGACCTGAACAATGACGGTACCGGCGACTTCTACCCCGACATCCCGCGCCCGATCATCAACCGCGAGCTGACCAAGCGCGGATCGATCAACGGCATCTTCGAATGGCGCCCGACCGATGACCTGCGCATGTTCGTGGAAGGCACGCACACCCGGTCCGACATGGATCTGGACAGCCAGTTCCTGCAGCTGGGCACCGTGCAGAACGTCGCCAATGGCGGCGTGGACCCGAGCCGCACCACGATCGGCCCCGACAACACCGCCAGCCGCGTCACCTTCGTCGGTGCCACTGCTGCGCCGGGTGGGCTGAGCGCCGCCTACCGCAACATCCTGGGTACGCAGGAGCGCCGCACCTACAACGCGCAGGCGGGTTTCGAATGGACCACCGGCCAGCTGACGCTGAGCGGCCGAGGCAGCTATGCCAAGTCCGAAGCGTTCAATGACGAGATCAACGCCACCGCCACCGCACAGGGCTTGTCGGAGCTGACGATCGACTACAACAACGATCAGCAGGCCCCTAACATCATACTGCCGATCGATCCCACGACCACGCAGGGCCTGACCCAGCTGATCGTGCTGAGCCGGCCGCGCTTCAACGATCAGGAGGAGATCAGCGGCAAGCTGGACCTCGAATACGAGCCGACCGGCGGCTTCTTCACCTCCTTCAAGGTGGGCGGCCAGTGGCGCCAGCTGACCGCGGACAGCAGGTACTTCGACAAGTCGATCACGCTTGACGGGACCAGTGGTGAGACGAGGGTCAACAACTTTGACACCGGCACCAGCGTAACACGAGCCATTTCCACCGAGTCGCCGGCTGCGTTGACGGCCCGGCTGCGCAACATCGTCGGTAACAATGCCACGATCGGCGACCATGATTTCTTTGGCGGGGCGGATAAGGGCTTCGACGGCGGGATCGATCGCTGGCTGAACCTGGGCCTGGGTGTCGCCAACGCGGTCGGCATCCCCGACCCGTATGATAACGACGTGCCGCTCGACACCTGGGAGGTGACGGAAGACAACTGGGCGGGTTATGCCCAGGCCGCGTTCGAAGTCGATCTCGGTTTCGTGCTGAAGGGTGTCGCCGGCGCGCGCGTGGTGGACACCAAGACCACCGCCAACGGCAACCAGATCCAGGGTGGCGACGTGACGCCGGTGTCGTTCGACGGCGGCTACACCGAGTTCCTGCCCTCCATCAACCTGACGGCGGAGCTGATCCCGAACCGGCTGCAGGCCCGCGCCACGGCGACCGAGGTGCTGGCCCGCCCGCTGCCGCAGCAGCTCGCCCCGCGCTTCACCCTCGACAATGTCGGGCTGACCGGATCGCGCGGCAACCCCAACCTGCAGCCATACCGTGCGCGCCAGTACGACCTGGGGCTGGAGTATTACTTCAACAACACCAGCTACTTCTCCGCGACCTATTTCCGCAAGGAGATCGGATCCTTCGTGCAGAATGGCACCGAACTGTACACCGATCCGGTGAGCACCAATGTCTACACCATCACCGTGCCGATCAACGGTACGCAGGAGGTGACGATCAATGGCGCCGAGGTGGGTGGCCAGTACGTATTCGACTTCCTGCCAGGCATCCTGTCGAACATCGGCGTGCTGGCGAACTACACCTTCTCCGACGACAGCGGTTACGAGGAAACGGACGCCTTCACCGGCGACCCGCTCAGCTTCCCGGGTCTCTCGCGGCACAGCTACAACCTGTCCGCCTTCTACGAGGATGACACGTTCAGCCTGCGCGGGTCATACAATTGGCGGTCGGAGTTCCTGATCGTCGCCCGCGGTCGTGGCAACAACCCGGAATTCGGCGAGGCCTATGGCCAGTTCGACGCCTCGGCGAGCTACAACATCGACGAGAACGCGTCGCTGTTCGTGGAAGCGGTCAACCTGACCAACGCCGTCCGGATCGAAAATGCGAACAGCGAATATCGTCGCACGATCCTGGAGACGTTCGGGCGCCGGTTCTATGCCGGCATGCGCATGCGCTTCTGA
- a CDS encoding GNAT family N-acetyltransferase, whose amino-acid sequence MTVLRRALPADAESLARLARESFDAAFGHLYPPADLAHFHTHERSAGKYAGALADPATRVAVVEEDGELIAYALIVMGGHFVERPAPQPQRPVLLSQLYCAGVATGRGLGVALLDWTLAEAQGWNADAIQLSVYSGNHGAQRFYQRHGFAHVADIHFWVGQTCDDEFLYERRLK is encoded by the coding sequence ATGACCGTGCTGCGCCGCGCCTTGCCCGCCGATGCCGAGTCACTCGCTCGGCTGGCGCGCGAATCGTTCGATGCCGCCTTCGGCCACCTCTACCCGCCGGCGGATCTGGCCCACTTCCACACTCACGAACGCTCCGCGGGCAAGTATGCGGGCGCGCTGGCCGATCCGGCGACCCGGGTCGCGGTGGTGGAAGAGGATGGCGAGCTGATCGCCTATGCCCTGATCGTGATGGGCGGGCATTTCGTGGAGCGGCCCGCGCCACAGCCGCAACGGCCCGTGCTGCTCAGCCAGCTCTATTGCGCCGGTGTGGCCACCGGCCGGGGTCTGGGTGTCGCGCTGCTCGACTGGACACTGGCCGAGGCGCAGGGCTGGAATGCCGACGCTATCCAGCTATCGGTTTACAGCGGCAACCATGGTGCTCAGCGGTTCTACCAACGTCACGGCTTCGCGCATGTCGCCGACATCCACTTCTGGGTTGGCCAGACCTGCGACGATGAATTTCTGTACGAACGCCGCTTGAAGTAG
- a CDS encoding GNAT family N-acetyltransferase, which translates to MAQSVYRIVPDDLSGDAVTALLRFHLDEMHRWSPPGSVHAMPVERLRQPDVSFYSAWDGDRLAAVGALRQLDERRGELKSMRADPAWRGRGAGQAILRHLLAEARGRGITWLGLETGRTEPFHPAVALYRKHGFTSCEPFGTYVADEFSQCLHMELTA; encoded by the coding sequence ATGGCACAGTCGGTCTACCGCATCGTCCCCGATGATCTCTCGGGCGATGCGGTGACCGCATTGCTCCGCTTCCATCTGGACGAGATGCACCGCTGGTCTCCGCCGGGATCGGTCCATGCCATGCCGGTGGAGCGGCTGCGGCAGCCCGACGTCAGCTTCTACAGCGCATGGGACGGCGATCGACTGGCCGCCGTCGGCGCGCTGCGGCAGCTAGACGAGCGGCGGGGGGAGCTGAAGTCGATGCGCGCCGATCCGGCGTGGCGCGGACGCGGCGCCGGGCAGGCGATCCTGCGGCATCTGCTGGCGGAAGCGCGCGGCCGCGGCATCACCTGGCTGGGGCTGGAGACCGGCCGGACTGAGCCGTTCCATCCGGCGGTCGCCTTGTACCGCAAACATGGCTTCACCTCTTGCGAGCCGTTCGGCACCTATGTCGCCGACGAGTTCTCCCAATGCCTGCACATGGAACTGACCGCATGA
- a CDS encoding prephenate dehydratase, whose translation MDSYAAPALALVEQMTRAAAEEPERAVAFQGAPGANSHKAALEWDPGCLPLPCFSFEDALEAVATGTAGSALIPIENSQHGRVADIHFLLPHSGLSIVAEHFMTVHHALLANGPGPFTAAYSHPQALGQTRRYLRDRGIVPLSHADTAGAAAWVAEQGDPAIAAIAPALAADLYGLELIADRIEDAHDNMTRFVALASQPLDPATLGPDVLAGATAMTTLVFQVRNVPAALYKALGAFATNGVNMTKLESYQEGASFAATMFYADIIGAPGDPAVDRALEELAFHARELRILGSYRQARVRG comes from the coding sequence ATGGACAGTTACGCCGCCCCGGCGCTCGCCTTGGTCGAGCAGATGACCCGCGCCGCCGCGGAGGAACCCGAGCGGGCCGTCGCTTTCCAGGGCGCGCCCGGCGCAAACTCGCACAAGGCCGCCCTGGAGTGGGACCCCGGCTGCCTGCCGCTGCCCTGCTTCAGTTTCGAAGATGCACTGGAAGCGGTAGCCACCGGCACGGCAGGCAGCGCCCTGATCCCGATCGAGAACAGCCAGCACGGCCGTGTGGCAGATATTCACTTCCTGCTGCCGCACAGCGGCCTTTCCATCGTGGCCGAACATTTCATGACCGTGCACCACGCCTTGCTGGCGAACGGGCCGGGACCGTTCACCGCCGCTTACAGCCATCCGCAGGCGCTCGGCCAGACGCGCCGTTATCTTCGCGATCGCGGCATCGTTCCGTTGAGCCACGCCGACACGGCTGGCGCCGCTGCCTGGGTGGCGGAGCAGGGGGATCCGGCCATTGCCGCCATCGCGCCGGCACTCGCCGCCGATCTCTACGGCCTGGAACTGATCGCCGACCGGATCGAGGACGCGCATGACAACATGACCCGGTTCGTGGCGCTGGCTTCACAGCCGCTTGATCCCGCGACGCTCGGGCCGGACGTGCTGGCCGGCGCGACAGCGATGACCACGCTGGTGTTCCAGGTCCGCAACGTGCCCGCCGCCTTGTACAAGGCGCTGGGCGCCTTTGCCACTAACGGGGTCAATATGACGAAGCTGGAAAGCTACCAGGAAGGCGCCAGCTTCGCCGCAACCATGTTCTATGCCGACATCATCGGCGCGCCGGGCGATCCGGCGGTGGATCGCGCACTGGAAGAACTTGCTTTCCACGCACGCGAACTGCGCATCCTCGGCAGCTACCGCCAGGCGCGGGTCCGCGGCTGA
- a CDS encoding cytochrome c family protein yields MTDRLNTIFGWVLFAGIVALGLSVVSGMYFEADRPERPEQLGYVIEGAEEEGEGEGPDLGTLLAAATPEAGEAVFAKCTACHTIAQGGPNQIGPNLWAVLGKPIGKHAAGFAYSSDLSGHGGEWTYEAMNDWLASPRAFASGTKMSFAGLSKPEDRAAVIRYLYANGGGPPLPAPEAATEETPEEGTLPENADAGTPPADSAAAAGANASEMPSEDEASTNPVGEGT; encoded by the coding sequence ATGACCGATCGACTGAATACCATTTTCGGCTGGGTGCTGTTCGCCGGCATCGTGGCATTAGGGCTGTCGGTGGTCAGCGGAATGTATTTCGAGGCGGACCGGCCGGAACGGCCGGAACAGCTCGGCTACGTCATCGAGGGCGCTGAGGAAGAGGGCGAAGGCGAAGGGCCTGATCTCGGCACCCTGCTCGCCGCCGCCACGCCGGAGGCTGGTGAGGCGGTCTTCGCCAAGTGCACCGCGTGCCACACGATTGCCCAGGGCGGACCGAACCAGATCGGCCCCAATCTGTGGGCCGTGCTGGGTAAGCCGATCGGCAAACATGCGGCAGGTTTCGCCTATTCCAGTGACCTGTCGGGCCATGGCGGCGAGTGGACGTACGAGGCCATGAACGACTGGCTGGCATCCCCGCGTGCCTTCGCGAGCGGCACCAAGATGAGCTTCGCCGGCCTGTCGAAGCCGGAAGATCGCGCCGCAGTGATTCGCTACCTCTACGCAAACGGTGGTGGGCCGCCGCTGCCCGCACCGGAGGCGGCGACGGAAGAAACGCCGGAAGAAGGCACGCTTCCCGAGAATGCAGATGCCGGTACGCCGCCGGCTGACAGTGCGGCGGCGGCGGGGGCGAATGCTTCGGAAATGCCGTCAGAGGACGAGGCTTCCACCAATCCGGTGGGCGAGGGCACCTGA
- a CDS encoding RlmE family RNA methyltransferase gives MSRSGQDADRRVRSAKKRTASSVRWLERQLNDPYVKQAKADGYRSRAAYKLIELDEKFALVKSARRVVDLGIAPGGWSQVVRKLAPRAAIVGIDLLEVEPIDGVTILQMDFMADGAPAALTAALDGPPDLVLSDMAANTVGHRQTDHLRTMGLVETAADFAISVLAPDGTFVAKVLAGGTDADLLALLKRHFRTVKHAKPPASRKGSSEWYVIAQGFKDRD, from the coding sequence ATGAGCAGATCAGGACAGGACGCCGACCGCCGCGTCCGCAGCGCGAAGAAGCGCACCGCCTCGTCGGTCCGGTGGCTGGAGCGGCAGTTGAACGACCCGTACGTCAAGCAGGCCAAGGCCGACGGCTATCGCAGCCGAGCGGCCTACAAGCTGATCGAACTGGATGAAAAATTCGCGCTAGTGAAGAGCGCGCGCCGCGTGGTCGACCTCGGCATTGCGCCGGGTGGTTGGAGCCAAGTGGTCCGCAAGCTGGCGCCCCGCGCGGCGATCGTCGGGATCGACCTGCTTGAAGTTGAGCCGATCGACGGCGTGACCATCCTTCAGATGGACTTCATGGCCGACGGCGCGCCCGCCGCGCTGACCGCGGCACTCGACGGTCCGCCCGATCTGGTCCTGTCGGACATGGCGGCAAACACCGTCGGCCACCGGCAAACCGATCACCTCAGGACCATGGGCCTGGTGGAGACCGCCGCCGACTTCGCGATCAGTGTGCTGGCGCCGGACGGTACCTTCGTCGCCAAGGTGCTGGCCGGCGGGACCGATGCGGATCTGCTGGCGCTGCTGAAGCGGCACTTCCGCACGGTAAAGCATGCCAAGCCCCCGGCGAGCCGCAAGGGTAGTTCCGAGTGGTACGTGATCGCGCAAGGGTTCAAGGACCGCGATTGA
- a CDS encoding Ppx/GppA phosphatase family protein: protein MAEHFPPAAQRGVPDRAEAAPATADRVGSHPWSPGHSRNAGLDRTAAQPGDAPAQGRQAYAAIDLGTNNCRLLIARPTGENFTVIDAFSRVVRLGEGLAQTGRLSDVAMDRAVAALRICSDKLRRRNVHLARSVATEACRRATNGPAFIERVREETGIRLDIISAQEEARLAVLGCHILLEDGIGPAVIFDIGGGSTELVLIEPGAPVPRILDWQSVPWGVVSLTETMGAEPDGTEALLARYATMRGTVADAFADFAERIAAHRAPDLRLLGTSGTVTTLASLHLALPQYDRRAVDGLIVPSDAMRAITTRLSGMGPAERRTLPCIGNERADLVVAGCAILDAILDIWPAPRLGVADRGIREGILRSLMSADAEGQMAQAALRRIGK, encoded by the coding sequence ATGGCGGAGCATTTTCCGCCGGCAGCGCAGCGCGGGGTCCCGGATCGGGCGGAGGCCGCCCCCGCCACGGCAGACCGGGTCGGCAGCCATCCATGGTCGCCCGGGCACTCGCGCAATGCCGGCCTCGACAGAACGGCAGCGCAGCCGGGCGATGCGCCGGCGCAGGGCCGTCAGGCCTATGCCGCGATCGACCTTGGCACCAATAATTGCCGCTTGCTGATCGCCCGCCCGACCGGGGAGAACTTCACCGTCATAGACGCATTCAGCCGCGTCGTGCGGCTGGGCGAAGGTCTGGCCCAGACCGGTCGCCTCAGCGACGTGGCCATGGATCGCGCCGTCGCGGCGCTGCGCATCTGTTCGGACAAGCTGCGCCGTCGCAATGTCCACCTCGCCCGCTCCGTCGCGACGGAGGCTTGCCGCCGCGCCACGAATGGTCCCGCCTTCATCGAACGCGTGCGGGAGGAGACCGGCATCCGCCTCGACATCATTTCCGCGCAGGAGGAGGCCCGGTTGGCCGTGCTCGGCTGCCACATCCTGCTGGAAGACGGCATTGGCCCGGCGGTGATCTTCGACATCGGTGGCGGATCGACCGAACTCGTGCTGATCGAGCCCGGTGCGCCCGTGCCCCGCATTCTCGACTGGCAGAGCGTACCGTGGGGCGTCGTCTCCCTGACGGAAACGATGGGCGCCGAGCCGGACGGGACGGAGGCGCTGCTCGCCCGCTATGCCACCATGCGCGGCACGGTGGCCGATGCCTTCGCCGATTTTGCGGAGCGGATCGCCGCGCATCGGGCGCCCGACCTGCGCCTGCTGGGCACCAGCGGCACCGTGACCACGCTCGCCAGCCTGCACCTGGCGTTGCCGCAATATGACCGGCGCGCGGTGGATGGCCTGATAGTGCCGAGCGACGCCATGCGCGCCATCACCACCCGCCTTTCAGGTATGGGACCGGCGGAACGGCGGACGCTGCCCTGCATCGGCAACGAACGGGCCGATCTGGTGGTGGCGGGCTGCGCGATTCTCGATGCGATCCTCGACATCTGGCCCGCGCCCAGATTGGGCGTGGCGGACCGCGGCATCCGCGAGGGCATTCTCCGGTCGCTGATGTCGGCCGATGCGGAGGGACAAATGGCCCAGGCGGCGCTCCGCCGGATCGGCAAGTGA